One window of Brevinema andersonii genomic DNA carries:
- a CDS encoding lytic transglycosylase domain-containing protein, translating into MKFARQSKKFTFFYIVLVLSYVGVVLSASDVFPEAEENLTVESEICLLNQENPGMIEEFFDIIQLYQKLPSSPEERINLYRRLLSRLNRMQPDTPFLEGQQKIYQAVMRYNLGIRPVSYSNLENVIRESSCKAIRDDAMRVLLDQGFRSGNPAVVRKVFQEHSENFSPKLREFVSVVLKNPEEISQDEASFAMHYLMENGFVQLRDASTSLRILTILDNKVELSDIDRLIEHLLNYNQLSKVISFMKIRIQREVPNFDLLMEWSQRLKDQEHYLVHLLKNVSDNNDVVEYLDFYSARHHSRTRGRMFNKSLYAYRGSQKAPYNAEHVDRLFAEYLQGELEDKYLVANSERAVRNFLAFKRYDKIVEHLEPARAKMWDGFFSSYINFWLAYAHLEQGNTNAGVTLLGEVIAREPETYFGILSYELINTVFEKSPPSRTKYLVRMKENIYKDKKNRIRYATLMHHIGTYLERGQAEKILIAEGVISASSKKEPSKTVKLLSDAYLTLGLEDGARSVLFHDGINNPFEQDRVLSSFYLDRQQHPGFRNLYAQRSDLVRGKFSASIGRDALQAYYPKPYQDDISIALSSLGHNVDEGLVYAIIRTESFYKPEARSKVGARGLMQLMPTTAQFVAKKVLPDTKNYNIYDPKINVMLGTSYLYDNIQNLGLLPALAAYNGGPTTVSQLKKSYMPKNHWELVEIHPFRETRNYVKKVIESYHRYSLIYEGRSLNMLPTFGVLFY; encoded by the coding sequence TTGAAATTTGCAAGGCAATCTAAGAAATTCACGTTTTTTTATATAGTTTTAGTATTGTCTTATGTTGGAGTTGTATTAAGTGCATCAGATGTTTTTCCCGAAGCGGAAGAAAATTTGACTGTTGAATCGGAAATTTGTCTTTTGAATCAGGAAAATCCTGGTATGATAGAAGAATTTTTTGATATTATTCAACTTTATCAAAAACTTCCTTCGAGTCCTGAAGAGCGGATCAATCTTTACCGCCGTTTGCTGTCGCGTTTGAATCGGATGCAGCCTGATACGCCGTTTTTAGAGGGCCAGCAAAAAATTTATCAGGCTGTTATGCGTTATAATCTAGGTATACGGCCTGTTTCTTATTCTAATCTGGAAAATGTTATTCGCGAATCATCATGCAAGGCTATCCGTGATGATGCTATGCGTGTTTTGTTGGACCAAGGTTTTCGTAGTGGCAATCCAGCAGTGGTACGTAAGGTTTTTCAAGAGCATTCTGAAAATTTTTCTCCAAAACTACGTGAATTTGTTTCAGTTGTGTTAAAAAATCCTGAAGAGATATCTCAAGATGAAGCATCTTTTGCTATGCATTATTTGATGGAGAATGGTTTTGTTCAGCTTCGTGATGCATCTACGAGTTTGCGGATTCTTACGATACTGGATAATAAAGTAGAACTCTCAGATATCGACCGTCTTATTGAGCATCTTTTGAATTATAATCAACTTTCTAAGGTGATATCATTCATGAAAATAAGAATTCAGCGGGAAGTTCCTAATTTTGATCTTCTCATGGAATGGAGCCAGCGTTTGAAAGATCAGGAGCATTATTTGGTTCATCTTCTAAAAAATGTTTCTGATAATAATGATGTAGTTGAATATCTTGATTTTTACAGTGCGCGTCATCATTCTCGTACGAGAGGCCGCATGTTTAATAAATCTTTGTATGCTTACCGAGGCTCACAAAAAGCTCCCTACAATGCTGAACATGTTGATCGTTTGTTTGCAGAATACCTTCAAGGAGAGCTTGAAGATAAATATTTGGTGGCGAACTCTGAACGTGCTGTCAGGAATTTTTTAGCCTTTAAGCGTTATGATAAGATTGTTGAACATCTTGAGCCTGCCCGTGCTAAAATGTGGGATGGTTTTTTTTCTTCATATATCAATTTTTGGCTAGCATATGCTCATTTAGAGCAGGGCAATACTAATGCTGGTGTGACTCTGCTTGGCGAAGTCATTGCTCGCGAACCGGAAACATATTTTGGGATTTTATCCTATGAACTGATTAATACAGTTTTTGAAAAATCACCTCCTTCCCGAACAAAATATCTTGTCCGTATGAAAGAAAATATTTATAAAGATAAAAAAAACCGTATTCGTTATGCAACTTTAATGCATCATATTGGTACCTATCTCGAACGGGGGCAGGCAGAAAAAATTCTTATTGCTGAGGGCGTGATTTCCGCATCTTCCAAAAAAGAGCCTAGCAAAACCGTCAAACTTCTCAGTGATGCTTATTTGACATTAGGCTTAGAAGACGGTGCTCGCAGTGTGTTGTTTCATGATGGGATCAATAATCCTTTTGAGCAAGACAGGGTTTTGAGCAGTTTTTATTTGGATAGGCAGCAGCATCCAGGATTTCGAAATCTTTATGCCCAGCGCAGCGATCTTGTGCGTGGCAAATTTAGTGCCAGTATTGGTAGAGATGCTCTTCAGGCTTATTATCCGAAGCCTTATCAGGATGATATTTCCATTGCATTATCGTCGCTGGGGCATAATGTCGATGAAGGGCTTGTTTATGCGATTATCCGTACAGAAAGTTTTTATAAACCTGAAGCACGATCTAAAGTGGGAGCCCGCGGGCTCATGCAGTTGATGCCCACGACAGCTCAATTTGTAGCTAAAAAAGTTCTACCAGATACTAAAAATTATAATATTTATGATCCTAAGATTAATGTAATGTTAGGCACTAGCTATTTGTACGATAATATCCAGAATTTGGGATTGCTGCCGGCGCTTGCTGCATATAATGGAGGACCGACAACAGTCAGCCAGCTGAAAAAATCCTATATGCCTAAAAATCATTGGGAGCTTGTGGAAATTCATCCATTCCGTGAGACTCGGAATTATGTAAAAAAAGTCATTGAAAGTTACCATCGTTATTCGCTTATCTATGAAGGGCGTTCCTTAAATATGTTGCCTACGTTTGGTGTACTGTTTTATTAA